In one window of Romboutsia hominis DNA:
- a CDS encoding GNAT family N-acetyltransferase, translating to MNFKNLETNRLLLRSISKNDSLDIFNYLSKDEVTKYLGKTSLKCENEAKILIDKILKASSEDNGMRWGIVLKENNKLIGLAGYNSIDFKNKKCNLGYDIDSTYWHNGYGMEAVSEIIRYAFYDLNLHRIEAEVVIGNNPSSNLLIKLGFKKEGILRQSIFKEGVFLDVEIFSLIQE from the coding sequence ATGAATTTTAAGAATTTAGAAACCAATCGATTATTGTTAAGAAGCATATCAAAGAATGATTCATTAGATATATTTAACTACCTATCAAAGGATGAAGTGACTAAATATCTAGGAAAAACATCACTTAAATGTGAAAATGAGGCTAAAATATTAATTGATAAAATTTTAAAAGCTAGTTCAGAAGATAATGGTATGAGATGGGGAATTGTTCTTAAGGAAAATAATAAATTAATTGGGTTAGCAGGGTATAATAGCATAGATTTTAAAAACAAAAAATGTAATTTAGGATATGATATAGATAGTACTTATTGGCACAATGGATATGGAATGGAAGCTGTTAGTGAAATAATTAGATACGCATTTTATGATTTAAATTTACATAGGATAGAAGCTGAAGTTGTTATAGGGAATAATCCATCTTCTAACTTATTGATAAAGCTTGGATTTAAAAAAGAGGGAATACTTAGACAAAGTATATTTAAAGAAGGCGTCTTTTTGGATGTGGAAATATTTTCATTAATTCAAGAATAG
- a CDS encoding CPBP family intramembrane glutamic endopeptidase: MYNLKQIYKNEIKIKPISLLKSLFAIAIYILVQNIISLLSVFISVLINPNMSFGNNIILVMIVTVSISIAMVILAGHIFTEKGSTKINNNNFKPNKKDYLHICLIIIGYILIREAVLFEVLTQFEGPIPDETIDFIIENSSGIEFFVLSLMLFLQTLIEAPIFEELFFRGILLNGFLSKYKINHKKAIIYSAIIFAIAHLNIPQGINAFILGVILGYIYYYTKSMKLSILAHFINNLIIFIPVPSNIIFKIAYICLGLYCILKGLNYIKQLQEKNNKLAIDN; encoded by the coding sequence ATGTATAATTTAAAGCAAATATATAAAAATGAAATAAAAATTAAACCAATATCTTTATTAAAATCACTTTTTGCTATAGCTATATATATTTTAGTTCAAAATATAATAAGTTTGTTATCAGTTTTTATTAGTGTTTTAATAAATCCAAATATGTCTTTTGGAAATAATATTATACTTGTAATGATAGTAACAGTATCTATAAGTATAGCTATGGTAATATTGGCAGGACATATATTTACTGAAAAAGGTAGTACTAAAATAAATAACAATAATTTTAAACCTAACAAGAAAGATTATTTACATATTTGTTTGATAATAATAGGGTATATTTTAATTAGAGAGGCTGTATTGTTTGAAGTATTAACACAGTTTGAAGGACCTATACCTGATGAAACTATTGATTTTATTATTGAAAATTCTAGTGGTATAGAATTTTTTGTACTAAGTTTAATGTTATTTTTACAAACACTTATAGAAGCACCTATATTTGAAGAACTGTTTTTTAGGGGAATATTATTAAATGGATTTCTAAGTAAATATAAAATAAATCATAAAAAAGCTATAATATATTCTGCGATAATATTTGCTATTGCACATTTAAATATACCTCAAGGGATAAATGCTTTTATATTAGGAGTAATACTAGGATATATTTATTATTATACAAAATCTATGAAACTATCTATTTTAGCTCATTTTATAAATAATTTAATTATATTCATACCAGTACCAAGTAATATAATATTTAAAATTGCATACATTTGTTTAGGATTATATTGTATTTTAAAGGGGCTAAACTACATAAAACAATTACAAGAAAAAAATAATAAGCTAGCTATAGATAATTAG
- a CDS encoding YczE/YyaS/YitT family protein has protein sequence MKRILMLFLRMLSGFLLCALSTVLSIKSNLGLSPWDVFHQGLSNLVGLTIGQASIIVGLLIVIIVSILGIKIGFGTLANMIMIGCFIDLIIYIDIIPTSANLFYGVLLMIGSMFVNAIGSYLYIGCEMGCGPRDGLMVVLVKLTSKPVSIIRFFIEGLALITGWILGGTVGLGTLLTVFGIGYCVQMMYKVFNFDVKNLNHKDIKQCFAFVKECVTDKEDISEV, from the coding sequence ATGAAAAGAATATTAATGCTTTTTCTAAGAATGTTATCAGGATTTTTATTATGTGCACTTTCTACTGTACTGTCAATAAAATCAAATTTGGGTTTGAGTCCATGGGATGTTTTTCATCAAGGTTTGTCTAATTTAGTTGGCCTTACAATCGGTCAGGCAAGTATAATTGTAGGTCTATTAATTGTAATTATAGTTAGTATATTAGGTATAAAAATAGGATTTGGAACATTAGCAAATATGATTATGATTGGATGTTTCATAGATTTAATAATCTATATAGATATAATTCCTACAAGTGCTAATTTATTTTACGGCGTATTACTTATGATAGGAAGTATGTTTGTTAATGCAATAGGAAGTTATTTATATATAGGGTGTGAAATGGGATGTGGCCCGAGAGATGGATTAATGGTAGTCTTAGTAAAGCTTACATCAAAGCCTGTAAGTATAATAAGATTTTTTATAGAAGGTCTGGCTCTAATAACTGGATGGATATTAGGTGGGACTGTTGGACTAGGTACTTTATTAACTGTATTTGGTATAGGCTACTGTGTTCAAATGATGTATAAAGTATTTAATTTTGATGTTAAAAATTTAAATCATAAAGATATAAAACAGTGTTTTGCATTTGTTAAAGAATGCGTAACTGACAAGGAGGATATTAGTGAAGTTTAG
- a CDS encoding GNAT family N-acetyltransferase: MKFRKSKTNDVKSIMKIINQAQEFFKNKGIDQWQNGYPNEDTIIGDIKNVESYVLEKDGEVVATSMVTFKGEPTYESIYDGKWLSNNKYAAIHRVAVSNNHKGLGLSTEIIKCVEQLCVDSGVHSIKIDTHEENIPMQRVLKKNGFKYCGIIYVDDSSKRIAFEKLL; this comes from the coding sequence GTGAAGTTTAGAAAATCAAAAACAAATGATGTAAAAAGTATAATGAAAATCATCAACCAAGCCCAAGAATTCTTTAAAAATAAAGGAATAGACCAATGGCAAAATGGTTATCCAAATGAAGATACAATTATTGGGGATATAAAAAATGTTGAAAGCTATGTACTAGAAAAAGATGGAGAGGTTGTTGCTACTTCAATGGTAACATTTAAAGGAGAACCAACGTATGAATCTATCTATGATGGAAAGTGGCTAAGTAACAATAAATATGCAGCTATCCATAGAGTAGCTGTAAGTAATAACCACAAAGGGTTAGGTCTATCAACTGAGATTATTAAATGTGTAGAACAACTTTGTGTAGATAGCGGTGTACATAGTATTAAAATTGATACACATGAAGAGAATATTCCTATGCAAAGGGTACTTAAGAAAAATGGATTTAAGTATTGCGGAATAATATATGTAGATGATTCAAGTAAAAGAATAGCTTTTGAAAAATTGTTATAG
- the gltS gene encoding sodium/glutamate symporter produces MFQFSNELKMMTLNLDIIQSIAFTTAVLLIGSFIKSKISILNKYCIPSPVVGGFSFAVIAFILRQTGIITIVFDTTLQNILMTAFFTTVGFTASMKVLKKGGTQVIKFLIISVILILAQNIVGVFSAKLIGVDPLLGLVSSSVSMTGGHGASGAFGPLLEANGLKGALSIAMACATFGLVSGSIIGGPLANRLVQKHNLQPEEIEVKEELVSTNVNEEVSYNEISIGKLSESKLTSSIIQIIIAMGLGTIVSGLFSYIGITMPSYIGSMIVAAIMRNISDAKGIHNVSSNELECIGSICLSLFLSMAMCSLKLWELVDLAIPILILLTLQTLLMILFAYFVTFNVMGKDYTAAVLAAGHCGFGLGATPNGIANMESVTSKYGPAPNAFFILPLVGALFIEFINSAVITTFMNLL; encoded by the coding sequence ATGTTTCAATTTTCAAATGAATTAAAAATGATGACCCTAAATTTAGATATAATTCAAAGTATTGCATTTACTACTGCTGTACTTTTAATAGGGTCTTTTATAAAAAGTAAAATCTCTATATTAAATAAATACTGTATACCATCACCAGTTGTAGGAGGATTTTCTTTTGCAGTAATAGCCTTTATATTAAGGCAAACAGGAATAATTACGATAGTATTTGATACAACGCTACAAAATATATTAATGACAGCCTTCTTTACAACGGTTGGATTCACTGCAAGTATGAAAGTTTTAAAAAAAGGTGGAACACAAGTAATTAAGTTTTTAATTATATCAGTAATATTAATATTAGCTCAAAATATAGTTGGTGTTTTCTCTGCTAAGTTAATAGGTGTAGACCCACTATTAGGACTTGTTTCAAGTTCTGTTTCTATGACAGGTGGTCATGGAGCTTCTGGTGCATTTGGTCCTCTTCTTGAAGCAAATGGACTTAAAGGTGCTCTTAGTATAGCTATGGCCTGTGCTACATTTGGATTAGTATCAGGAAGTATTATAGGTGGTCCTCTTGCAAATAGATTAGTTCAAAAACATAATCTTCAACCAGAGGAAATAGAAGTAAAAGAAGAATTAGTATCAACAAACGTAAATGAAGAAGTATCATACAATGAAATATCTATAGGAAAACTTTCAGAAAGTAAATTGACAAGCTCAATTATACAAATAATAATAGCTATGGGACTTGGGACTATAGTATCAGGCTTATTTTCATATATAGGTATAACAATGCCATCTTATATAGGTTCTATGATTGTAGCAGCTATTATGAGAAATATTTCAGATGCAAAAGGGATACATAATGTATCAAGCAATGAATTAGAATGTATAGGTTCAATATGTTTATCATTATTTTTATCAATGGCTATGTGTAGCTTAAAATTATGGGAGCTTGTAGACCTAGCTATACCTATACTAATACTACTAACTTTACAGACATTATTAATGATACTATTTGCCTACTTTGTTACATTTAACGTTATGGGAAAAGATTACACAGCAGCAGTGCTTGCAGCAGGACATTGTGGATTTGGTCTTGGAGCTACACCAAATGGAATAGCAAATATGGAATCTGTAACTTCTAAATATGGTCCAGCACCTAATGCATTTTTCATATTGCCATTAGTTGGAGCATTATTTATAGAATTTATAAATTCAGCAGTTATAACGACTTTTATGAATCTACTATAA
- a CDS encoding ABC transporter ATP-binding protein, with amino-acid sequence MKLEVKDLRKSFSENEVLHGISFSVESGKALGLLGRNGAGKTTTIRILMDVFKANSGEVLIDGKKFNPRDYQIGYLPEERGLYPKKKVTEQIVYLAQLRGADAKRAKESTKIWLEKLGIEEYANRTLESLSKGNQQKVQLAQTLVCDPEIVILDEPFSGLDPVNSQILKDTVRELINEDKLVIFSSHQMSYVEEFCEEIAILNKGEIVLSGNLKEIKKEFGNNRLILSAENFTLNDLESICKDKFKELVTVDEVKKDYLILVLNENTTKNQLLESILKENIDIEKFSVYEPDLTDIFVKKVGEE; translated from the coding sequence ATGAAGCTAGAAGTGAAGGATCTAAGAAAAAGTTTTTCAGAAAATGAAGTATTACATGGAATATCCTTTTCAGTTGAAAGTGGAAAGGCACTTGGACTATTAGGGAGAAATGGTGCAGGAAAAACTACAACAATTCGTATATTAATGGACGTTTTCAAGGCTAATTCAGGAGAGGTATTAATAGATGGAAAGAAGTTTAACCCAAGAGATTACCAGATAGGGTACCTACCAGAAGAAAGAGGATTATATCCTAAAAAGAAAGTTACAGAACAGATAGTTTACTTAGCTCAGTTAAGAGGTGCAGATGCTAAGAGAGCAAAAGAAAGTACAAAGATATGGCTTGAAAAATTAGGCATAGAAGAATATGCAAATAGAACATTAGAGAGTTTATCAAAAGGAAATCAGCAAAAGGTTCAATTAGCACAAACATTAGTATGTGATCCAGAAATAGTTATACTTGATGAACCATTTAGTGGATTAGATCCAGTTAATTCACAGATACTTAAAGATACTGTCAGAGAATTAATAAATGAAGATAAACTAGTAATATTTTCTAGCCACCAAATGAGTTATGTTGAAGAGTTTTGTGAAGAAATAGCTATTTTAAATAAAGGTGAGATTGTGCTGAGTGGAAATCTTAAAGAAATAAAAAAAGAATTTGGTAACAATAGATTAATACTAAGTGCAGAGAATTTTACATTAAATGATTTAGAATCTATATGTAAAGATAAGTTTAAGGAATTAGTAACGGTAGATGAAGTTAAAAAGGATTATTTAATATTAGTGCTAAATGAAAATACAACGAAAAACCAACTTTTAGAAAGTATATTAAAAGAAAATATAGATATAGAGAAGTTTTCTGTATATGAACCAGACTTAACAGATATATTTGTAAAGAAAGTAGGTGAAGAGTAA
- a CDS encoding ABC transporter permease gives MKQFFTVLKFELGNYFHKKSFIISTIIISLVMIIGLSLPNFIDMSSILPIGNKGEAKLEDLAEEDKTNFAIYDEKNIIPNKGELKTYFPNSYWKVVKSKDELDKLVENKDVEAGFNVKNPTEYDYVVQNTKFNDENKYIFDELLQKEYRKNKITSEGIDFNKVDTIYNTKIASNVEILGKDSANNYFYAYILIFVIYMMILMYGQLIAMGITAEKSNRAIEVLVTSTNTNNLIFGKVIAGAIASIIQVGVIMSSVLIAYKVNSKAWNGILDNLFKIPPELIATFAIFGILGYLFYSFIFGALGALVSKTEDIGSSVGPIMMIFIVVFMISIFGLTNGDSTLIKVCSYIPFASPMTMIVRVATGAVTSVEFIISALILIVSTVLAGIGGAKIYRMATLMYGNPIKLKNALKWLKSER, from the coding sequence ATGAAACAATTTTTCACAGTATTAAAATTTGAACTTGGAAACTACTTTCATAAAAAATCTTTTATAATAAGTACTATAATAATTTCATTAGTAATGATAATTGGATTATCCCTACCTAATTTTATAGATATGTCATCTATATTGCCAATAGGAAATAAAGGTGAAGCTAAATTAGAGGATCTTGCAGAAGAAGATAAAACTAATTTTGCAATATATGATGAAAAGAATATTATTCCTAATAAAGGAGAGCTAAAGACTTATTTTCCAAACTCATATTGGAAAGTGGTAAAAAGTAAAGATGAATTAGATAAGTTAGTTGAAAATAAAGATGTAGAAGCAGGTTTTAATGTTAAAAATCCAACTGAGTATGATTATGTTGTTCAAAATACTAAGTTTAATGATGAGAATAAGTATATATTTGATGAACTTTTACAAAAAGAGTATAGAAAAAATAAAATTACTAGTGAAGGAATAGATTTTAATAAGGTAGATACAATTTATAATACCAAAATAGCATCTAATGTTGAAATACTAGGCAAAGATAGTGCAAATAATTATTTTTATGCTTATATACTAATCTTCGTTATATATATGATGATTTTAATGTATGGTCAATTAATTGCCATGGGAATAACGGCAGAAAAAAGCAATAGAGCAATAGAGGTATTAGTTACAAGTACAAATACAAATAACTTGATATTTGGTAAAGTTATTGCAGGTGCAATAGCAAGTATAATACAAGTTGGAGTAATAATGTCATCAGTACTTATTGCATATAAGGTAAATAGTAAAGCGTGGAATGGAATATTAGATAATTTATTTAAAATTCCACCAGAATTAATAGCTACATTTGCTATATTTGGAATATTAGGTTACCTATTCTATTCATTCATATTTGGAGCATTGGGAGCTTTAGTATCAAAGACAGAAGATATAGGGTCAAGTGTTGGACCTATAATGATGATATTTATTGTAGTATTTATGATTAGTATATTTGGATTAACTAATGGAGATAGTACACTAATAAAGGTTTGTTCATACATACCATTTGCATCTCCAATGACAATGATAGTAAGGGTTGCAACAGGAGCTGTTACATCAGTAGAATTTATAATATCTGCATTAATATTAATAGTATCAACAGTATTAGCAGGAATAGGTGGTGCTAAGATATACAGAATGGCTACCTTAATGTATGGAAATCCAATAAAACTTAAAAATGCCCTAAAGTGGCTTAAAAGTGAAAGGTAA
- a CDS encoding DUF2812 domain-containing protein gives MKKIVFKYFFDFLEGQEKWLNKMAKHGYRLVKVGKLTYEFEKCNPSEYIYCVEFVADKSNSEIKKYKNFLENDIGYKSFIKNININWSFGKMKFRPWSNGGKIATSPGSFNKELLILEKQNDGMDFNLHTSNDDLIKYLTPIRNMYLFTTILLAIITFVSKYKASNHLLLNTLLWGLILITLFLGIQTVKYFNLVKKYKKDKKLYE, from the coding sequence ATGAAAAAAATAGTGTTTAAGTATTTCTTTGATTTTTTAGAGGGGCAAGAAAAATGGTTAAATAAAATGGCTAAACATGGATATAGACTTGTTAAGGTAGGAAAATTAACCTATGAGTTTGAAAAATGCAATCCATCAGAATATATATACTGCGTTGAATTTGTTGCTGATAAATCAAACTCTGAAATAAAAAAATATAAGAATTTTTTAGAAAACGATATTGGGTATAAGAGTTTTATAAAGAATATAAATATAAACTGGTCATTTGGTAAAATGAAATTTAGACCATGGAGTAATGGCGGTAAAATTGCAACTTCCCCAGGAAGTTTTAACAAAGAATTACTAATATTAGAAAAGCAAAATGATGGAATGGATTTTAACCTACACACAAGTAATGATGATTTAATAAAATATCTTACTCCAATACGAAATATGTATTTATTTACAACTATACTTCTTGCAATAATTACTTTTGTAAGTAAATACAAAGCTTCTAATCATTTATTATTAAATACTCTATTATGGGGATTAATTTTAATTACTCTATTTTTAGGAATACAAACTGTAAAATACTTTAACTTAGTAAAGAAATATAAAAAAGATAAAAAGCTTTATGAATAA
- a CDS encoding PadR family transcriptional regulator, producing the protein MRDNVKGGALTETTLFILLALYKPNHGYGIMQFIELKTSGRLSLGAGTLYGAINTLLKKGWIEPYESKDDSRKKEYLITSKGKIVVENEIARLNDVLNISLKIVGDDKI; encoded by the coding sequence ATGAGAGATAACGTAAAAGGTGGTGCTTTAACAGAAACGACACTTTTTATTCTATTGGCACTATACAAGCCTAACCACGGCTATGGTATTATGCAATTTATAGAATTAAAAACAAGTGGTCGTTTATCATTAGGGGCTGGGACTCTCTATGGAGCTATTAATACTTTGTTAAAAAAAGGATGGATAGAGCCATACGAGAGTAAAGATGATAGTAGGAAAAAGGAGTATTTAATAACATCTAAAGGTAAAATCGTAGTTGAAAATGAAATTGCACGATTAAATGATGTTCTTAATATCTCTTTAAAAATAGTAGGGGATGATAAAATATGA